The following DNA comes from Serinus canaria isolate serCan28SL12 chromosome 1A, serCan2020, whole genome shotgun sequence.
GGTACTTTACTTTAGCTCTGTACCTTTCCAGGTGCTGCTTTTGGACTGTTCTTTGTAATTAATCTTTTTTGGTGGAAGACAAACCTAGCAAAGATCAGAAGTTTATCCTCAGAAAAGGCTATGATGGTGCAAAttactgcttttcttctcagacAGTTTGAATGAGCAAGTTAAATACAGGTGAAATAAAAACTGTCTgctctccaaaaaaaaaacccacgaGCTGAAATGTgatttgaaaatgaaagcaacacTTCTGCCTTTTACCATGATTCACTTTGGACACTTTTTTGTGTTGTCTTTCATAGGCTTCagatttctgtaagaaaaattaGTCACAGTCTCTGACTTTCTCTAGCTATGGATAAAATGACAGTCTTACCTGTAATCGCTTGGTAGCTTGGCCCAAAGACCTTTCTACCGCTTTAATGCCATTTTCCAATCTCAGACTCTGCTGGCCCTGAATATCAATTTCTCCCTTCACCTTCTCGATCTTTTCCTTGACTTCTTCTTCATTCACCTGGGACTCTTGGACTTCTcgctgcagcttctctgcttcAAGGCCACTCTCCATGTTGTGGATCTGAGACACATAGTCCTTGAGCTTACTCTCACAATCCAGGATCCTCTGCCtcatctcctgcagctgctccatcagCTGCTTTTCATTCTCTTGTTCGATCTGCAGCTCGTTTTCCCAGAACTCTTCCTCCTCAATCTCCACTTCGTTCCGTTTGATCTTCTGCTCCAGTTTGAGGATTTCTTCTTCCAGGCTGGCATTGTACTTTTGCTCCCAGTAGCGGATCTCGGCTTCGTTGGACTCCAGCTGCTTCTCGATGCACTGAAGCTTCTCTGTCTGGAGGTGGATCAGTTTCTTCAACTCGTCCGCTGTTGTTTTACAGTTGTTGAGCACCTTTTGCTTGAACTCGGATTCCTTGCTCTTCCCGAAGATGTCCATTAGCCCCTTGGCACCGCCGGTGAAGGTGAGGGATTTCCTTTTCGGCTCCCTTCTCTTCATGGCCTTATCCCCGGGCTGCCTCAGCTTGGCCAGGGGAGGCAAGCTCTGCCGGTACAGAGTCCTCTCGGGGATGCGCGCCACGCTGTCCGACGTGGGCCGCTCGCTCAGGGAGGGCCCGGTGCGCCGCAGGATCAGCTGCACGTCGCTGGCGTACTGTCCCCACTTGTTGAGGGACACGATGGGATTCTCGTGCGGCGCCAGGTGCCGCTCCGTGTCCCGCCACTTCTCGATCAGCGTGTAGCGCCCGGTGCGCCCTGCAAGGGAGCACAGCGTCAGCGCGGCCGCGGGGGGGCGCCACCGCTCCGCCCGTGAGGGCCGGCCCCGGGACGCGCTGGGACAGCGCCGGGACAGGGGGACACGGCAGCGCAGGACGCTCCCGACCCCACAGGCTGTCTCAGCGCACCCGCCCCTGCCGCAGCACACGCTGCCCGCACATCACCGAGTTCGCCTCTAAACCCTCCCCGCGCAGAGCGGGAGCGGCAGCAGCGAAGAAGGACTAACCCCGTGAGAACCGCGGAACTGCGCAACCCCGGGGCTGCCGGCAGGCTGGGATGGACTGCGGTTCATGGAATCGCAcaatggtttggggtggaatgGACCTAAAGATCAGCCAGTCCCATCCCCCGGCCATGGCAGGGACGCCTTCCACTAtctcaggttgctcagagccacatccagcctggccttggacagtGCCGgagatccagaggcagccacagtttctctgggcaccctgtgccagggccacaccaccctcacagggaagaataaATCAAGTGACCCAGCAGGGTTGACAACCACCCACGTAAATACATCCAATGAGAACCTCTAGGccaagaaaacaagaacaggAGTCCCAGATCTTTCATGCAGCCACACAGAAATATGAAATGTGGAGGTAGTGTGTTTGCTGTTAAACTTTCATCAGAGGCAGCTGTTAATGACTGACCGAGCCTCAGCTCCCCTGTTCGTGCTCTCCAGTTCATTCAGACACTGATTCAGCCTGGGCCACAGCCTGTGATGcccatggcagtgctgctgatgtGACAAACCTCCACTGAGGAGAGCACAGCGacaagagcagcagaggctgcctgaACTGTGAACAAGCAATCCCTGCACAATGAATGGGCTTCCTGCACAATGTCATCATCTGTACCAGCATGTCCCACATCCCCACTGGGATCCCAGCCTTCAGGAAGAAACTCGAGTCTTTCTCTAAGTGCTGAGTTTTTCTAATTGCTCCACTGACAATACAACTTATGTTCATGGCTTCATTTGGGTTCTTCTCAAACACCCTTCAATTCAGATCAGCAATCTTCCTATATTTTTCTAAGCACTCTCACTACTCTGAAATACAGCATTCTCCCTCTCCAGAAGAGTTTCCCCTGTCAAAGTAACTTCACTTAAAAGCCACAACATTATTTACAAAAAGATGGGAAAGATCAActgcttttaaagcatttgATGCTAATGAATTTCTGAACAGCTCTACAATTGCCATTAACCTTAAAAACATCAGTAGCTACTTTAATGGATTACCTACATTCATTTTCATGAGAAATGATCATTCAAATGATTTATTTCAGCACATAAAAGCCTGAAATAGCTGTCATATATGCAACTACAGGGGGGAGGAGTCAGAAGAAATGCAGTTATCAGTGGTAATACATTTGATGTGTTCTCTTACCTTATACTACCTGCCCAATCATCACACTTTTctcaaaatgacaaaaatatccTAATCTCAGGCTGGACATCTACCCCTGACCTCCAGTCACAACACTCACATGGACTCCTCACTTCAGATTTGTAGGAAACAAGCTGCACTGTGGTGATTAACACTGTGCACCTCTCTGAAATCAAACATTGCCTTCTAAAGGGCTTCCCAAACTAAAACTACTGCATTAGAAATGGTCCTCAGCTCTCACTTTCTCACAATTAGCTCCCAAAGCAAAGAATAAGAACAAAAACTGGCTGCAGAAGCACCACCTGGAGTACTGGTGGTTTTGGCTCATGGCTCATCCCAGGGGGATTGGCTGGCCCAGTCAGAAACCAAAATGTCCATGTTCACTTCCAAGGTAGGAGTGAGGGCTGAAAAATTTGGCTGATGGAAGTCACCAAAACAATGCAGGCAGCATGAGAACATGAATCCACCACCCCAAATGCCATAGAAATAAATGACTCTGGGTagggactgggaaaaaaaaaagtggggaaaagccccaaaccTATCAAAATACTAACATGCTTGGCTAACACTGTCAGAAAGAGATTTAAGGCTTATTAGAATAAAGTTCTTCAAAATCAAGTTTACAAAGGTATATGGTGTA
Coding sequences within:
- the RASSF8 gene encoding ras association domain-containing protein 8; this encodes MELKVWVDGVQRIVCGVTEVTTCQEVVIALAQAIGRTGRYTLIEKWRDTERHLAPHENPIVSLNKWGQYASDVQLILRRTGPSLSERPTSDSVARIPERTLYRQSLPPLAKLRQPGDKAMKRREPKRKSLTFTGGAKGLMDIFGKSKESEFKQKVLNNCKTTADELKKLIHLQTEKLQCIEKQLESNEAEIRYWEQKYNASLEEEILKLEQKIKRNEVEIEEEEFWENELQIEQENEKQLMEQLQEMRQRILDCESKLKDYVSQIHNMESGLEAEKLQREVQESQVNEEEVKEKIEKVKGEIDIQGQQSLRLENGIKAVERSLGQATKRLQDREQELEQLTKELRQVNLQQFIQQTGTKVTVLPADPVEVEAPHVELEREPAFQSGSLKRPGSSRQLPSNLRILQNPLSSGFNPEGIYV